The bacterium genomic sequence CCGCGAAGAGGCCATCGTCCGGATGGAACGCGCCTTGAACGAGTTCGTCATCGAAGGCATCGCCACCACCATCCCTCTGCTTAAAAAGATATTGCGCCACCCTCATTTTCGCCGAGGCAGCCTGAACACAAAATTCCTGGAAACCGCCAAACTCAATTGATGGAGGCACATCATGAAAATCCTGAAAGATCTCTTGTACACCGAAGAACATGAATGGCTCAGCGTCGAAGAAGACGTGGCGACCATAGGCATCACCGATTACGCCCAGGGCGAACTGGGCGACGTCGTTTTCGTCGAACTGCCGGCCGTGGGCGCAGAGGTGAAACAGATGGAGTCCTTTGGCACCATCGAAGCGGTCAAGGCGGTTTCCGATCTCTTCGCCCCGGTCAGCGGACAGGTGGTGGAGGTCAACGCGGCGCTCGCCGATCAACCGGAACTAGTCAATAAGGACCCGTATGTGGATGGCTGGATGATCAAAATAAAGATGAGCGATCTCAGCGAGCTGGAAAGCCTGCTCAAAGCCGATGCGTACAAATCGCTGATCAGCTGAGCATGGCCACTCCAGACCATGCCAGCCGCTGCACCGTAGGAGGGGCAACCCCTTTAAGATAATTCCCTATATGGATCCTGCAGCCGTATGCGGCGCCAGTCGACCACTAATAAAAAGATTCGGCCACTCGACTACCCGGTGAAAAGCCAGTGGATGAGTCAAGCAGGTTCGTGCTCTGGTTACGTTTTCGTTATCTCAAAAAGGACACTCGATTCAATAATGCGACAGGCTGACGCCTGAAAGCGGGCAGACATCAACCAGAATTGTCGGCTTAACTTTAAATATTATCATAAATTTGCAGCCTTAAGACCGATTTGATGCAACCATGGTACGATCTTTGATGCTGTTGATAAATAACTCTTGCGTTGATTGAAATTTCTTCTTATCTTTATTTGTTAATAAAAACACAAGAATAGACAGGAGAGCAAGCCTATCACAGTTCGTTAAAGATTTCCAAATTCTTTGTTTTTAAAATGATTTGGTGACGTGGCTATTCTTTAACGATCTGCTTGGCTCGTGCTCTCCATTGTACATTTTAGACCGAATGTCATGGTAGAGCCCAATACGTGGGAGCACCGGCATTCGGTTTTTTTTTGATCCCTGGCCGGTCCATGGCTCCGAAGCGACGCAAGTGAGACACAATTTCCAACGAGGAGGTTTTAATATGCAAACCCTATTCAAACTGTTAGCGTCTGCTCTGATCCTGCTGACGGTCGCTGCGCCCTCTTTTGCGGTCAGTGAATCCGGCGTGGTGTTTCTGCTGATCTCGCCGGGCGCCCGTGCCGCGGGAATGGGCGAAGCGTTCGTTGGTCTTGCAGACGACGCCACCGCCGTGTATTGGAATCCAGCCGGCCTCGCATTTCAGACCGGCAAGGAGATTACCCTGATGCACGCCAACTGGCTGCCGCAATTCGATTCGGATTTGACCTATGAGTTCGCCGCCTACCGGCACACGCTGGAGGGCATCGGCACGCTGGGCGCCAACGTGACCTTTCTCAACCTCGGCAAGCAATATCAGACGTTGGATACGCCGGAACCGGTCAGCGA encodes the following:
- the gcvH gene encoding glycine cleavage system protein GcvH codes for the protein MKILKDLLYTEEHEWLSVEEDVATIGITDYAQGELGDVVFVELPAVGAEVKQMESFGTIEAVKAVSDLFAPVSGQVVEVNAALADQPELVNKDPYVDGWMIKIKMSDLSELESLLKADAYKSLIS